The nucleotide sequence CGCATCTCAATTTGAAGCCATTAAAGACTCATTTTTATGGCCCATTCTGCGCGAGCCTTATTGGTGCGCCATTATTGCTTTCTCCATGAATACAGCCGCCTATAGCGCTGAATTAATTCGTGGTGCGATACAGGCCATTCCTAAAGGCGAAATTGAAGTATCCCAGGCGCTGGGCATGAGCAAACCAACCATGATTCGCCGCATTATTATGCCGCGTGCTTTTGGCATCGTATTTCCAGCTTACAGCAACGAAGTGTTATTAATGTTAAAAGGCAGTGCACTGGCGTCGACCATTACCCTGCTGGATTTAACCGGGATGGCACGAACCATTATTGCCCGCACGTATACGCCGTTAGAAATGTTTTTTGCCGCAGGTATGGTGTACTTATTGATTGCTGCGGTGATGATTGGCTGCTTTAAATTACTGGAGCACCGGGTTAACCGCTATCAGTTTTATAAGCCGGACAGTGCTAAATAAGACAAGCAATAAAGTAAACAAAAAAACCTGACTTGATCACAAGCCAGGTTTTTTTTGTTTTAACAGGTGATTGGTTTTAACAAACACTTGGTTTTAAATAGGTGCCATATCATGTGATATGGCTGCTCTGATTAATCATCCATAATCAATCAGAGCATGCGACAAGACATTTCAACAACGTGCTGCAAGCTTACAGCGTACCCGCCATATACTCACGACGCTTACGTTCGCCTTCGATATAGGCTAACCACTGAGCAGCCATTTTTTCAGATGACTTAAACTCAGCCGCAGCTTCAAAAGCTCCCTGAGCATCCGCCAGATTATTCAGGTTAAACAACACCAGGCCACGCAGAATTTGCGCGTCAGCTGTTTTCTTGAAAGATTGATCCTTGAGTGCTGAGTCCACATTCGCCAGCGCTAAGTTCCATTCCTGGCGTTCCGTATGAATCTGAGCCAGCTTATAGAAGTCATTACCTTCACCAGACAATTCTGCGGCTTTGGTCATGATTTTAATCGCATTATCGTATTCTTTTGCGATCATCCAGGCATCGCCCAGTAAAGATAAGTTACGGGCATTGACCTCAATCTGCTTTGACTTCATGCCATCAGCCATGATTTTTGCAGCTTTATAAGGAACTTCCTGCCCTAATAAAGCTTGTGCCAGATTCACTAATTCACTTTCTTTGGTCAATAAACCTTGTTCATGGGCTGCTTCCAGTGCTGACAGCTCTTTGAGCGGCATATTTAACTCACTGTAAACGGCTGCCAACTGAACCCAATATTGTGCTTTTGGATACAGCGTCGCCAGATCCTGTAAACAACGCGCCAGTGATTTAAAGTCTTTGTTCTGGTAATAAACCGCTCGTTCCAGCATTAACCAGTTCTCACGTGGTTTTTTGCCCTTCTGCTTTTCATCAGCAATAGCAACCTTCACATCAGGCAGTGCTTTTTTATACTGCTCCAGCTGAAAATAAATCTGTGCACGCAGAATATGAGCTTCGCCACCCGGCTTTTCTACCAGCCCAAACCATTCGTTCAGAGGTTTTAGTGAAGCCTGATAATTTTCCTGCATCAGGTGTAGCTTTGCCAGACTGTATAATGTGCTTTGCTGCAGACTTTCCGGAATATTTTTCGTCGAAACAACGTTTTGATAAGCTTTAATCGCATCATCAAAACGCTCCTGATTAAAATACACATAAGCGTACATATTATGCGTCATGGCTTTTTCATAACTGTTGCGCTTACGTTTTTCAAGGGCAGTTAACGTTGCCAGTGCTTCATCGTATTTTTTTTCATCGGCCAAAACACGAGCTTGCTCAAGCTTTTTGTAGATCTTCGGACGTAAGGTTTGCGAACGCTTTACCCGACGCTTTTTCTTTTTTTCAACCTGCTGCTCGGCCTGTCCATTAGCCGATTGAGCAGCTTGCACCGTATGGCTAGGCACTGCGGTAGTAACACCAACAACCAATAGGGTTGTGACTAATGTAGCAACTGGAAATTTCATAACAGCCTCCTGTTACCTTTTTTTCTTACTGCTTTTATCAAGCTCAAAGCGAATAATGTTACGCACACCCGGTACTTCGATGGCCTTTCCATTTTCTATCTTTGGCTTGTACTTGAATTTTTTCGCGGCAGTTAATGCAGCGCGGTTAAAGATATTGGCCGGGTCAGCCTCAATCACCACCGGGTTAATCACGGTACCCAGCTTAGAGACGGTAAATTCAACCACTACATACCCTTCAATACCTTTCTGAGCAGCACGACGCGGATACGTTGGTGCAACTTTAACGATGGGCAAATATTCGCCATCGCCAGAACCACCACCTAATCCCGCATCAACATTCAGGTCAGAGCCAATCTCAAAGCCACCAATATCAAAACCATCAGTGGATGCCTGAGCCAGATCCGGTGCTGGCAAATCGGGCTTGGGTGGCTCTTGTGGCGGTGCTGGCGGCTTTTGTGGTTTGCGTTCTTTGGTCTGAATCTCGTCATCCGGTTTTTGCATCACAAAACTTTCAATGCGACCGAAGTCCTGTTCATTCAGTACCGAACCACCACTACTGATGAGGCTTTGCATCACCCAAAACACCGCGAAGGTTGCAACACCGGCAACCGCCAGTGCTGAACCAAAACGAACCAGGGAGGACTGCAACATGCTAGTTTGCCTCCGTCGACAGCGACACGTCGTAAACACCCGCGGCACGAGCGGCATCCATCACGGCAACTAACTTCACGGTTTTGGCTTCTTCATCCGCCTGGATAACCACCGAACCTTGTGGGTTCTCCGCACGTAAACGTTCGATATTGGCGCGCACTTGTGACTCATCAACACGACGCTTATCAATCCAGATTTCACCGATGTCATTAATCGCAATTAAAATATTCGCACGCGGTTTAGCTTGTGCGGTATTGGCATCCGGACGATTGACTTCAATACCGGATTCCTTAACGAAAGAAGCGGTCACGATAAAGAAGATCAACATGATAAATACCACGTCCAACATCGGTGTGATGTCGATTTCGCCTTCTTCAGCTTCCTGAGCGATGTTTGAAAAACTACGTCTCATAATTTCATTCTCATTTTTAAGCACTTTTAATTAAATGCTTATTAATCTTTTCAATTAAACTCTGACGGATTTTAAAAACGTTTTCGAGGCAGTCATCGCTAGGCAAAACTTACTGAAAACGCGCAGTTTATAAGTCATAAATGAGCATTTTGAAGTAAGTTTTAACACCGCGATAGCAACGCAGATAGTTTTTAATTCCTGTCAGTGATCGAAGGTTAATTGGTCTTCTAAGTGAATCTTTTCACGCTTGATATAACGGTCTAACAATGACTGAGCAAACACCCCGGTAATGGCCCCCACCATGCCAGCCATGGTTGGGATGGTGGCTTTGGAAATACCCGATGCCATCGCTTTCGGGCTGCCGTTACCTAAAAACGCCATCACATCGAACACTTCGATCATGCCGGTGACCGTACCTAA is from Bacterioplanoides sp. SCSIO 12839 and encodes:
- a CDS encoding ABC transporter permease, encoding MNWEWEIIWEHLPKLMEGAWLTLELVFVSGLIGIFFAVPLALMRASENPWLRALPVGYIFFFRGTPLLVQIFLIYYGASQFEAIKDSFLWPILREPYWCAIIAFSMNTAAYSAELIRGAIQAIPKGEIEVSQALGMSKPTMIRRIIMPRAFGIVFPAYSNEVLLMLKGSALASTITLLDLTGMARTIIARTYTPLEMFFAAGMVYLLIAAVMIGCFKLLEHRVNRYQFYKPDSAK
- a CDS encoding lipopolysaccharide assembly protein LapB, with amino-acid sequence MKFPVATLVTTLLVVGVTTAVPSHTVQAAQSANGQAEQQVEKKKKRRVKRSQTLRPKIYKKLEQARVLADEKKYDEALATLTALEKRKRNSYEKAMTHNMYAYVYFNQERFDDAIKAYQNVVSTKNIPESLQQSTLYSLAKLHLMQENYQASLKPLNEWFGLVEKPGGEAHILRAQIYFQLEQYKKALPDVKVAIADEKQKGKKPRENWLMLERAVYYQNKDFKSLARCLQDLATLYPKAQYWVQLAAVYSELNMPLKELSALEAAHEQGLLTKESELVNLAQALLGQEVPYKAAKIMADGMKSKQIEVNARNLSLLGDAWMIAKEYDNAIKIMTKAAELSGEGNDFYKLAQIHTERQEWNLALANVDSALKDQSFKKTADAQILRGLVLFNLNNLADAQGAFEAAAEFKSSEKMAAQWLAYIEGERKRREYMAGTL
- a CDS encoding energy transducer TonB; the encoded protein is MLQSSLVRFGSALAVAGVATFAVFWVMQSLISSGGSVLNEQDFGRIESFVMQKPDDEIQTKERKPQKPPAPPQEPPKPDLPAPDLAQASTDGFDIGGFEIGSDLNVDAGLGGGSGDGEYLPIVKVAPTYPRRAAQKGIEGYVVVEFTVSKLGTVINPVVIEADPANIFNRAALTAAKKFKYKPKIENGKAIEVPGVRNIIRFELDKSSKKKR
- a CDS encoding biopolymer transporter ExbD is translated as MRRSFSNIAQEAEEGEIDITPMLDVVFIMLIFFIVTASFVKESGIEVNRPDANTAQAKPRANILIAINDIGEIWIDKRRVDESQVRANIERLRAENPQGSVVIQADEEAKTVKLVAVMDAARAAGVYDVSLSTEAN